TCTGAATGATTTCAAGAGGTCCTTTTTCCGCATAGGCCGCCACCGCAGCCCCGCAACTCATGGCCTCCAGGATGACATTCCCGAAGGTATCGAACCGGGAAGGCAGCACCAGCAGATCCGTCCGGGAATACAAGGCCGGCATACGAAACCGGTCCACCCAGCCCAGGAACAGCGCTCCAGGCAGCAGGGCTTTCAACCGGTTTTCGGCCGGACCCGTGCCGGCGATCACCAGCCGGACCGTCACTCCGGACCGATCCAGGGCTGCCATAATTTCGGGCAGATCAAACACCCCTTTTTCTTCGCTGAGCCGCCCGGCATACACCAAAACGATATCGCTTTCTGAAATTTGTTCCCCGAACACGGCCCGCCGGTCCCCGGGCAGAGGGCGGAACCTCTCATCCACCCAGTGGGCCGTGTTGTAAACCCGGGAGCCGTCATAGGCAATGGCCGGCCCCGTGAGCCAGTTCCGGTGATCCCGGTTCAATACAAAAATGCCGTCAAACTGGTGGTAAAACGCTCTGAGCATCCGGCGGATCCGGTCCATCACCGGGGGCGGCAGTTCCATGGTATGCCGGAAAAATGTCAGCCAGTCCGTGTGCATGAAAAAATAGACGGGCACGGCCATGGACTGTTTGAGAAACAGGGCCGCCAGCCCCATCAGCAGTTCCGTGGAGCAGATGATCCGGTCATATCCCCCCTGGATGAACAGGGCCTGGACAGCCAGGAGATCCGGGACCTGAAACACATGATCCGGGTAACCGGGAACGGTAAAACTTCCCACGGGCGGCACCACCTTTAAATGGGGAGCTTCCTGAATCCGGTCATGGCAGACCAGAAAATCGATGGGCAGATCCCGTTCCTGGATAAAAGACAGCTTTCTGGACAGGGATGTGGACACGCCGTTGTCGTCACACAGGGTATCGGTGAGCCAGAGGACACGCCGGGGATGGACATGACGTCCCAGGGACCGGGCAAAGCCGTTGACAAACTCCCGCTGGCCCATCAGCACCCGGGTGGAGAGCAAAGAGGCCCCGGCAATGACCCCCCAGGCCAGCACGGGAAAGGTCAGGGCATCAAAAAAATCGGATAGATTGATCCGGGAGCCATGATCCAGTGTCGGTTCCGGATCTTCTTCAAACAACGCCCTGACATGGGACGGGAGTTCGAGCTGTTGAATCAGGTCCGCCAGGTTTTTGTTCCGAACCCTGTCCAGATGCTCCCAGTGACCGGCCCGGGAAGCGACCCGTTTTGCAATGATCTGGTTCAGGCAGGAAAACATCCGGGAAGACCCGGTTTTCAGCAGTTCCATATAACGCTTCCGGTCCCGGGATCTGGCCCGGGCGATCTCATCGATGGCCCGGATCAGGGGCCGGAAATCCGGGGTCACCTTGAACCGGCTGATCAGGCCGGGCCGTCTGCCGTGCAGGGCCTCGTGAAACGATCTGAAAAAAAACAGGGTGAACCGGTGCCGCCGAAGCTCCTGCATGGCATTGCTGAACCCCAGACAGACCAGCTTGTCCCGAAGGCTTCCTTTATGGAGAAACATTCTGAGCAGTCCGGGCTCTTTCATGTTCAAAGCGATCTGGGACAGGTAATCCATGAACGCGACATTGAGCTTTTCATGGATAAACACCTCACCATAGGGATGCATGGTGCCGCTTTGGATTGCTTCCAGTGCCAGCAGAGACAGGGGCGTTTGCTTTCGTTTCTTCTCCAGATCCGGCACATACAGGCCCGTGCCGCAGGTACCGGCAAACAAACCCATGTGATCATCCGATCCTCCCGTGACCCGCTTGTCATAGACAAATCTGCAGAAATTTTCCGACCGGATACCGTGTTTTTTCTGCCAGTGATCGATCCGCTCTTCGGTCAGGCTGTCCAGCCATTCCCAGGTCAACAGGTTCTGCCACACATCCCGCTGGCCGTTGAGCACCTCGAACCGGTCGAACATCAGAGCCAGGTGCTCGTACATGACCGGATCCGGACCCTTGGCACCGGCCCCCACATACAGGGGGTGGGGCAGTATTGTGGGGATATCATGATCCGCCGCATAGGTGAGAAAGGCCGGCAGATCATTTCTCAACCCGTTGAGGATCTCCTCCTGGGCCGGGGTGAACCCATAAGCCAGCACATGCAGGCGGGTATTGAACCTCTTGAAAAAGCAGGTGAATTCTGCCCCTGAAAGCACATCCCTGCCGGTTTCCATCAACTCCCAGCAGGACCGGGCATTGTTGTGGTTGGTAATGGTGACCAGATCGCACCGGTGTTCATTCAGACAGGTAACCAGCTCGTCCGTCTTCAGCCAGGTTTCCGGAAACCGCAGGATTCTGCCCAGAAGCTCGTCTGTGACATCGGAGTTACAGTCATGGCAGTGCAGGTCTATTCGAAGGCATTCTTTTTCCGGAAACTGTGACTGATGTTCGTCCAGGCGCTGCTGGAATGTCTGTTGAATCTGCTGCTGAAACTGTCCGGACTCTGACATGGTATTTGCGCTCCTTTTTTTGACGCTTGTTACGCTTGTTTTTGACTCCGGCCGGATGACTTGCCGGGGTTTTGTTGAAATTCCCCCTGTCCCTGTCGGATCGCGCTGGACCTTATCAGGAATTCAATAATATTGTATGTGAATTGCATTGATTTTTGGTAAGGACCGGTTTTCATTTTTTTAAATCAAAACATAACTTCAGTCTAACAGGGAATAAACATGCAAATGGTTTGATGATCGGCAATGTCAGACAGAGTTACAGAAAACTCAGAATAAAACGACCAAATCATTTAAGGAGACGCGTAATGAAAAAATGGATCACATCAATGTTCGTCGCCATGGCTGTCATGATGGCGTTCACCAACGCCCCCATGGCTGAAGAAACCATCACTGAATTCCGCATCGGTATCCTGGGGGGTGAAAACGCATCGGACCGGCTGCGGTCCAATGAGTGCATCCGGGCCAAGGCCGAAGCAACGCTGGGTGTACCCACCAAAATTTATGCACCGGCCGATTATAACGGGGTGATCGAAGGTCTTCTGGGAGGCAACCTGGACATGGCCTGGCTGGGAGCTTCCGGTTATGCCAAAGTGTACATGACAAACCCGGATGCCGTGGAACCCGTGCTCACCAAGATCAACAAGGACGGCTCATTTGGTTATTACGCCATCGGTTTCGCCCGGGTGGATTCCGGAATTGAAAACCTGGAAGACATGAAAGGCAAGGTGTTTGGTTTCGGTGATCCCAACTCCACTTCCGGATACCTGATTCCCTCCATCGAAATTCCCCAGGCCGGGTATTCCATGAAGCCGGGTGAGTATTTCAAGGATGTCAAGTTCACCGGCGGCCACGAACAGACCATTGTGGCGGTATTCAACGGGGATATTGACGGCGGTGTCACCTGGGCCTGCGGCCTGGGGGACTGGGTGGACGGCTATAACAGCGGCGCTTTGAGAAAAGCGGCGGATGCCGGTATTGTGGACATGACCCAGATCCGGGAGATCTGGCGGTCCAAACTGATCCCGGAAGGCCCCATCGTTCTGCGCAAAGACCTGCCGGAATCCGTGAAACTGAAGATCACCGGCATGCTGGCCAGCATGCCCTCCATGGACCCGGAATGTGCGTATGGATTCATGGCCGGCGAAATCAAGGCCATTGCTCCCATCGATCATTCCGACTACCTGAGCATCATCGCCGCCAGAAAAGCCAAATCCCAATAGCCGGAGAAAGCCCTTCATTTGAACGGCCGTTCCCGGCGGCCGCTGGAAAAAACAGCGGCCGCCGGTTTTGAAAATTTCTGCCGTCCACATGATGAAAAAGGATACGCCATGACCGTTTCGGCCATCAACGAAGAAATTCTTGCCATGGAAAAACGCCGGCAGCTCTATTCCGCTGTGTGTATTGTCATGATGCTGGCCATCCTCGTCAGCGGATACAAACTGGCCAATGACATGAATTCCGGCAGTTTTTTCAGAGGATTGACCCAGTTTTTCGATTATCCGGGTGAAATTGTCAAAGAAGCCTGGCAGGCGGGATTCGGTTTTTTTGCTCTGTTGATCCGGTTTCTGCCGGCCCTGGTGGAAACGTTGAACATCGCAGGCGCCGCATCCCTGATCGGCGGTGCACTGGCCGTGGTACTGGCATTTCTGGGATCCAGCAACCTGGACGTCAAGCCCGCCGTCATCATTTTGTTGGTCCGGCGGATCATGGACAGCATGCGGGCGTTTCCTGAACTGATCATCGCCCTGTTTCTCATTTTCGTTCTGGGCTCCAGCCCGGTACCGGCCATGATCGCAGTGGCGTTTCACACGGCCGGGGCCCTGGGCAAGCTGTTTTCCGAGGTCAATGAGAACATGGATCAGGCCCCCATCGAGGGACTGGCCTCCTGCGGGGCCAGCTGGCTGCAGCGCATGCGGTATGGGGCACTGTCCCAGGTGCTGCCCAATTATCTGAGCTATTTCATGCTCCGGTTTGAAATCAATGTCCGGGCATCGGCCATTCTCGGGTTTGTCGGGGCCGGGGGCATCGGCACGGAACTGCGGCGCACCATTGGGTGGGGAAAAGGGTCCGGTGATGAAACCGCAGCGTTGTTTGTGCTTTTGATTCTCTCCATTTTCATCATTGACCAGACATCTTCTTTCCTTCGCCGACGCCTGATTACCGGCGACCAGGCGGCTTAATCGAGGTCCCCTT
Above is a window of Desulfotignum balticum DSM 7044 DNA encoding:
- the phnE gene encoding phosphonate ABC transporter, permease protein PhnE → MNGRSRRPLEKTAAAGFENFCRPHDEKGYAMTVSAINEEILAMEKRRQLYSAVCIVMMLAILVSGYKLANDMNSGSFFRGLTQFFDYPGEIVKEAWQAGFGFFALLIRFLPALVETLNIAGAASLIGGALAVVLAFLGSSNLDVKPAVIILLVRRIMDSMRAFPELIIALFLIFVLGSSPVPAMIAVAFHTAGALGKLFSEVNENMDQAPIEGLASCGASWLQRMRYGALSQVLPNYLSYFMLRFEINVRASAILGFVGAGGIGTELRRTIGWGKGSGDETAALFVLLILSIFIIDQTSSFLRRRLITGDQAA
- the phnD gene encoding phosphonate ABC transporter substrate-binding protein produces the protein MKKWITSMFVAMAVMMAFTNAPMAEETITEFRIGILGGENASDRLRSNECIRAKAEATLGVPTKIYAPADYNGVIEGLLGGNLDMAWLGASGYAKVYMTNPDAVEPVLTKINKDGSFGYYAIGFARVDSGIENLEDMKGKVFGFGDPNSTSGYLIPSIEIPQAGYSMKPGEYFKDVKFTGGHEQTIVAVFNGDIDGGVTWACGLGDWVDGYNSGALRKAADAGIVDMTQIREIWRSKLIPEGPIVLRKDLPESVKLKITGMLASMPSMDPECAYGFMAGEIKAIAPIDHSDYLSIIAARKAKSQ
- a CDS encoding glycosyltransferase; its protein translation is MSESGQFQQQIQQTFQQRLDEHQSQFPEKECLRIDLHCHDCNSDVTDELLGRILRFPETWLKTDELVTCLNEHRCDLVTITNHNNARSCWELMETGRDVLSGAEFTCFFKRFNTRLHVLAYGFTPAQEEILNGLRNDLPAFLTYAADHDIPTILPHPLYVGAGAKGPDPVMYEHLALMFDRFEVLNGQRDVWQNLLTWEWLDSLTEERIDHWQKKHGIRSENFCRFVYDKRVTGGSDDHMGLFAGTCGTGLYVPDLEKKRKQTPLSLLALEAIQSGTMHPYGEVFIHEKLNVAFMDYLSQIALNMKEPGLLRMFLHKGSLRDKLVCLGFSNAMQELRRHRFTLFFFRSFHEALHGRRPGLISRFKVTPDFRPLIRAIDEIARARSRDRKRYMELLKTGSSRMFSCLNQIIAKRVASRAGHWEHLDRVRNKNLADLIQQLELPSHVRALFEEDPEPTLDHGSRINLSDFFDALTFPVLAWGVIAGASLLSTRVLMGQREFVNGFARSLGRHVHPRRVLWLTDTLCDDNGVSTSLSRKLSFIQERDLPIDFLVCHDRIQEAPHLKVVPPVGSFTVPGYPDHVFQVPDLLAVQALFIQGGYDRIICSTELLMGLAALFLKQSMAVPVYFFMHTDWLTFFRHTMELPPPVMDRIRRMLRAFYHQFDGIFVLNRDHRNWLTGPAIAYDGSRVYNTAHWVDERFRPLPGDRRAVFGEQISESDIVLVYAGRLSEEKGVFDLPEIMAALDRSGVTVRLVIAGTGPAENRLKALLPGALFLGWVDRFRMPALYSRTDLLVLPSRFDTFGNVILEAMSCGAAVAAYAEKGPLEIIQTRENGILAEDPAGLAEGIARFVRDETFRHTLKKNSLRRARSFSRETIFNAFLNNLGLGDTVHTDGTDSLSERVLKKETLKAAIGY